The Phoenix dactylifera cultivar Barhee BC4 chromosome 9, palm_55x_up_171113_PBpolish2nd_filt_p, whole genome shotgun sequence genome window below encodes:
- the LOC103701670 gene encoding NAC transcription factor 29-like, with translation MTLSSRSQLPPGFRFHPTDQELIIHYLRKKVTSTLTPVTSIIADIDLYKFNPWELPEKAQFGEGEWFFYSPRDRKYPNGTRPNRAAASGYWKATGTDKPILTAGGSRCLGVKKALVFYKGRPPKGFKTDWVMHEYRLLDSNPTCSQKHKGSMRLDDWVLCRVRQKGAMPLETEEKDSSLHASQPIITNQFAERQVTTGEKSSLFEWSDYQLLSYLVGSRDEGKSACENSNRPKSANSSDLDMAPGGCGESHELPLVSSVLEPIKRKLSFGALDELMLQPPGKRLNCSSSEGDESSPTGSVSFDRVYPQFTIGFPPFLLPLFFWAS, from the exons ATGACTTTGTCGTCAC GATCTCAACTCCCTCCAGGATTCCGATTCCACCCCACAGACCAAGAGCTCATCATCCACTACTTGAGGAAGAAGGTTACCTCTACTCTTACACCGGTGACCTCGATCATCGCAGACATCGATCTGTACAAGTTTAATCCATGGGAACTTCCTG AGAAG GCCCAGTTCGGCGAGGGAGAATGGTTCTTCTACAGCCCCCGCGACCGGAAATATCCAAATGGCACCAGGCCAAACAGGGCGGCCGCATCCGGATACTGGAAGGCCACGGGCACCGACAAGCCCATCCTCACCGCTGGGGGTTCCCGGTGCCTCGGCGTCAAGAAGGCCCTCGTCTTCTACAAAGGCCGCCCCCCGAAGGGTTTCAAGACCGACTGGGTCATGCATGAATACCGCCTCCTCGATTCAAACCCCACCTGCTCACAGAAGCACAAAGGTTCCATGCGA CTGGATGACTGGGTCCTCTGCCGAGTCCGGCAAAAGGGTGCCATGCCACTAGAAACGGAGGAGAAAGACTCGAGTCTCCACGCTTCTCAACCTATAATAACCAACCAGTTCGCCGAGAGGCAAGTGACAACCGGGGAGAAGAGCAGCTTGTTTGAGTGGAGCGACTACCAACTCCTCTCGTACCTCGTGGGGTCTCGGGACGAAGGGAAGAGTGCATGCGAGAACTCGAACCGCCCCAAGTCCGCCAATTCCTCCGATCTTGACATGGCTCCGGGTGGATGTGGAGAGTCTCATGAGCTCCCACTGGTATCATCGGTGCTGGAGCCGATCAAAAGGAAGCTCTCCTTCGGGGCGTTGGACGAGCTCATGCTGCAGCCGCCGGGTAAAAGATTGAACTGTTCTAGCAGCGAGGGTGACGAGTCATCGCCAACAGGCTCGGTCTCGTTCGATCGAGTATACCCACAGTTTACGATAGgatttcctccttttcttcttcctctcttcttctgggCTTCATGA